Proteins co-encoded in one Streptomyces sp. NBC_01283 genomic window:
- a CDS encoding GMC oxidoreductase, giving the protein MSQESSVQKQPDSEAGGYDDASYDYDVIVVGSGFGGSVSALRLTEKGYRVGVLEAGRRFTRESLPKNSWDLKNYLWAPALGLYGIQRIHLLGNVMVLAGAGVGGGSLNYANTLYVPPAPFFNDPQWKDITDWQGELSPYYEQAKRMLGVRINPTTTPSDVHLKATAQAMGVGDSFHMAPVGVFFGDEQDASGTSTAEPGAEVPDPYFGGAGPSRKACTECGECMTGCRHGAKNTLNENYLYLAEKAGAVIHPMTSVVSLTEDSRGGFAVATLPTDNKRKGNGRTFTAREVVVAAGTYGTQTLMHRMKDTGLLPRISGRLGALTRTNSEALVGTQTTDRRYRKRHGVEKVDFTKGVAITSSIHPNASTHIEPVRYGKKSNAMGGLTILQVPYSIKGGKARVAGWLGNVARHPWLMARSLSNRHWSERTIIGLVMQTLDNSLTTYRKEKGIGKGLLTARQGHGAPNPTQIPEATEAATLLAKEINGFAGSNIGELMGTPLTAHFLGGCPIGDSADTGVIDPYHRLYGHPGISIVDGAAVSANLGVNPSLTITAQAERAMSFWPNKGAEDTRPAQGGQYVRLAAVEPKSPAVPADAFGALKLPFLGMPAMPAKK; this is encoded by the coding sequence ATGTCACAGGAGAGCTCTGTCCAGAAACAGCCGGACAGTGAGGCGGGCGGCTACGACGACGCGTCGTACGACTACGACGTCATCGTCGTCGGGTCCGGCTTCGGCGGCTCCGTCTCCGCCCTGCGTCTGACGGAGAAGGGCTACCGCGTCGGCGTGCTCGAAGCGGGGCGTCGCTTCACCCGTGAGTCGCTCCCGAAGAACTCCTGGGACCTCAAGAACTACCTCTGGGCACCGGCCCTCGGCCTCTACGGCATCCAGCGCATCCATCTGCTGGGCAACGTGATGGTGCTCGCCGGGGCGGGCGTCGGCGGAGGTTCGCTGAACTACGCGAACACGCTCTACGTGCCCCCCGCGCCGTTCTTCAACGACCCGCAGTGGAAGGACATCACGGACTGGCAGGGCGAGCTCAGCCCCTACTACGAGCAGGCCAAGCGCATGCTCGGGGTGCGGATCAACCCGACCACGACTCCGTCCGACGTCCATCTGAAGGCGACCGCCCAGGCCATGGGAGTGGGCGACAGCTTCCACATGGCACCGGTCGGTGTCTTCTTCGGCGACGAACAGGACGCCTCAGGTACTTCAACGGCCGAGCCGGGCGCGGAAGTTCCCGATCCCTACTTCGGAGGCGCGGGCCCCTCGCGCAAGGCCTGTACCGAGTGCGGCGAGTGCATGACGGGCTGCCGGCACGGCGCGAAGAACACCCTCAACGAGAACTACCTCTACCTGGCGGAGAAGGCGGGCGCCGTCATCCACCCGATGACCTCCGTCGTCAGCCTCACCGAGGACTCGCGGGGCGGGTTCGCCGTCGCCACGCTGCCCACCGACAACAAGCGCAAGGGCAACGGACGTACGTTCACCGCCCGCGAGGTCGTCGTCGCGGCGGGCACCTACGGCACGCAGACGCTCATGCACCGCATGAAGGACACCGGCCTGCTCCCGCGCATCTCGGGGCGGCTCGGCGCGCTGACCCGCACCAACTCCGAGGCCCTGGTCGGCACGCAGACCACCGACCGCCGCTATCGCAAGCGGCACGGCGTGGAGAAGGTGGACTTCACCAAGGGCGTCGCGATCACCTCGTCGATCCACCCGAACGCCTCCACGCACATCGAGCCGGTCCGCTACGGCAAGAAGTCCAACGCGATGGGCGGCCTGACGATCCTGCAGGTGCCGTACAGCATCAAGGGCGGCAAGGCGCGTGTCGCCGGATGGCTCGGCAACGTGGCCAGGCATCCCTGGCTGATGGCCCGTTCGCTCTCCAACCGGCACTGGTCGGAGCGGACCATCATCGGCCTGGTCATGCAGACTCTCGACAACTCGCTGACCACGTACCGCAAGGAGAAGGGCATCGGCAAGGGCCTGCTGACCGCCCGGCAGGGCCACGGCGCGCCCAACCCGACGCAGATCCCCGAGGCCACCGAGGCCGCGACGCTGCTCGCCAAGGAGATCAACGGCTTCGCCGGATCGAACATCGGCGAGCTGATGGGCACCCCGCTGACCGCGCACTTCCTCGGCGGCTGCCCGATCGGCGACTCCGCCGACACCGGGGTCATCGACCCCTACCACCGCCTCTACGGCCATCCCGGCATCTCGATCGTCGACGGCGCCGCGGTCTCCGCGAACCTGGGCGTGAACCCCTCGCTGACGATCACCGCGCAGGCCGAGCGCGCGATGTCGTTCTGGCCCAACAAGGGTGCCGAGGACACACGTCCCGCACAGGGCGGGCAGTACGTGCGTCTCGCCGCCGTCGAACCGAAGTCCCCTGCGGTACCGGCGGACGCGTTCGGCGCCCTGAAGCTGCCCTTCCTGGGGATGCCCGCGATGCCTGCGAAGAAGTAG
- a CDS encoding succinic semialdehyde dehydrogenase: MTDSQATAAPLGTNPIATAPAGARTAADVVTPELIAQLTRDVIGSGRTANHQPFTGEKLADLPESTPEDVATAFERARVAQVAWERTPVRRRAAVLLRFHDLVLQRQAEVLDLIQLETGKARLHAHEELQAVALAARHYGRKAPAYLNPKRHTGVVPTLTKVTENRQPRGVVGQIAPWNYPLELSIGDALPALVAGNALVMKPDTETCLTALWARDLIIEAGLPAEVFQVVLGDGPVVGPEIVKHADYVSFTGSTRVGREVAQGAAGRLVGVSLELGGKNAMLVLHDADIDKAAAGAVRACFSSAGQLCISIERLYVHESIADTFLERFAARTKAMRLGHSLAYGAEMGSLVGERQLETTKRHVDEAVAKGATVLAGGVARPDIGPYFFEPTILDGVESPMAVCGEETFGPVVSVYRFTDENEAVELANSTSYGLNSSVWTKDGSRGRKIATRLRTGTVNVNEGFAPAYGSVQAPMGGMKESGLGRRHGSEGILKYTEAQTVAHQRLMPLAPSFGMDDEKYAAFMSLSLKVMKSLRLR, from the coding sequence ATGACGGACTCGCAGGCGACCGCAGCGCCCCTCGGCACGAACCCGATAGCCACCGCCCCCGCAGGCGCGCGCACCGCCGCCGACGTGGTGACTCCCGAGCTCATCGCGCAGCTCACCCGGGATGTGATCGGCTCGGGACGGACCGCCAATCACCAGCCGTTCACCGGTGAGAAGCTGGCGGACCTGCCCGAGTCCACCCCCGAGGACGTCGCCACCGCCTTCGAGCGCGCCCGGGTCGCCCAGGTCGCCTGGGAGCGCACCCCGGTCCGCCGCCGCGCCGCGGTCCTGCTCCGCTTTCACGACCTGGTCCTGCAGCGCCAGGCCGAGGTCCTCGACCTCATCCAGCTGGAGACCGGCAAGGCCCGGCTGCACGCGCACGAGGAACTGCAGGCCGTCGCGCTCGCCGCGCGGCACTACGGCCGCAAGGCCCCCGCGTATCTGAACCCCAAGCGGCACACCGGCGTCGTACCGACCCTCACGAAGGTCACCGAGAACCGGCAGCCGCGCGGTGTCGTCGGCCAGATCGCGCCCTGGAACTACCCCCTCGAGCTGTCCATCGGCGACGCGCTCCCCGCGCTCGTCGCGGGCAACGCGCTGGTGATGAAGCCCGACACGGAGACCTGCCTGACCGCCCTGTGGGCCCGTGACCTCATCATCGAGGCCGGTCTGCCCGCCGAGGTCTTCCAGGTCGTCCTCGGTGACGGACCCGTCGTCGGACCCGAGATCGTCAAGCACGCCGACTACGTCTCCTTCACCGGCTCCACCCGCGTCGGCCGCGAGGTCGCCCAGGGCGCCGCGGGCCGGCTCGTCGGCGTCTCGCTCGAACTCGGCGGCAAGAACGCCATGCTGGTCCTGCACGACGCCGACATCGACAAGGCGGCGGCCGGCGCGGTGCGCGCCTGCTTCTCGTCGGCGGGCCAGCTCTGCATCTCCATCGAGCGGCTGTACGTCCACGAGTCGATCGCCGACACGTTCCTGGAGCGCTTCGCCGCGCGGACGAAGGCGATGCGGCTCGGCCATTCCCTCGCGTACGGCGCGGAGATGGGCTCGCTGGTCGGCGAGCGGCAGCTGGAGACCACCAAGCGGCATGTCGACGAGGCCGTCGCCAAGGGCGCCACGGTGCTCGCGGGCGGCGTCGCCCGGCCCGACATCGGCCCGTACTTCTTCGAGCCGACGATCCTGGACGGCGTCGAGTCCCCGATGGCCGTGTGCGGCGAGGAGACCTTCGGGCCGGTCGTCTCCGTCTACCGCTTCACCGACGAGAACGAAGCTGTCGAGCTTGCCAACTCCACCTCGTACGGACTGAATTCCTCGGTCTGGACGAAGGACGGCAGCCGCGGCCGCAAGATCGCCACCCGCCTGCGCACCGGCACGGTCAACGTGAACGAGGGCTTCGCACCCGCCTACGGCAGTGTGCAGGCACCGATGGGAGGCATGAAGGAATCGGGCCTCGGCCGCCGCCACGGCTCCGAGGGCATCCTGAAGTACACCGAGGCGCAGACCGTCGCGCACCAGCGTCTGATGCCCCTCGCGCCGTCCTTCGGCATGGACGACGAGAAGTACGCGGCGTTCATGAGCCTGAGCCTGAAGGTCATGAAGTCCCTGCGCCTGCGGTAG
- a CDS encoding serine/threonine-protein kinase, giving the protein MSNDGGASYGPYEPTSFGLQPPQPPQAGAPGQGGQGGPYGQDANPYAQDPQSPYAQDPQSPYAQDPQPHPHPQPLSPHAQPTQVVPNQPSEPDPGAGRLIAGRYRLLSKLGHGGMGTVWRAKDETVDREVAVKEPRIPDHLPERERTNVFERMRREARAAARLDHPAVVNVHDVAVEDGQPWIVMELVHGRSLGAALQEGTLGARDAARIGLEVLGALDAAHQAGILHRDVKPDNVMLGQHDRVVLTDFGIAQIEGETNLTDTGGFVGSPEFIAPERVLGQRPGPASDLWSLGVVLYAATEGVSPFRRNNTPATLQSVLNATPAAPASASGPLAQAINGLLIKEPGQRPRAAQVRALLEEAARPPQPAPTQVVTVTGDGRGDGRGGKGVFLSRRALAVIAGVVVAAVAAGVLVALNPFGGSDAEGWKDHESKVVAATVSAPEHYVESKPEPTDTDKTWVRYTDPSGSVFITLDLAEKKDTSAEILGSAESQAYADMEDFKASGETAFSHMSSDPAPQGKTQGTKYKERGAAENTVTYTDSESELPHEAKIFYYKTRSGNMYRLWIDYPGKGDFTERGREVAKTAIANLEIDEL; this is encoded by the coding sequence ATGAGTAATGACGGGGGAGCCTCTTACGGGCCGTACGAACCGACCAGTTTCGGCCTGCAGCCGCCACAGCCGCCGCAGGCCGGTGCGCCTGGGCAAGGGGGGCAGGGCGGTCCGTACGGTCAGGACGCCAACCCGTACGCGCAGGACCCGCAGTCCCCGTACGCCCAGGACCCCCAGTCTCCGTACGCGCAGGACCCGCAGCCGCACCCGCACCCGCAGCCGCTCTCGCCGCACGCCCAGCCCACGCAGGTGGTGCCGAATCAGCCGTCCGAGCCGGATCCGGGCGCGGGCCGGCTGATCGCGGGCCGTTACCGCCTGCTGTCCAAGCTCGGACACGGCGGCATGGGCACGGTCTGGCGCGCGAAGGACGAGACGGTGGACCGCGAGGTCGCCGTCAAGGAACCCCGCATCCCCGACCATCTGCCCGAGCGCGAGCGCACCAACGTCTTCGAGCGGATGCGCCGCGAGGCACGCGCCGCGGCCCGCCTCGACCACCCGGCCGTGGTCAACGTCCACGACGTGGCGGTGGAGGACGGCCAGCCGTGGATCGTCATGGAGCTGGTGCACGGGCGTTCGCTCGGCGCCGCGCTCCAGGAGGGCACCCTGGGCGCCCGCGACGCCGCCCGCATCGGCCTGGAGGTGCTCGGCGCCCTGGACGCCGCCCATCAGGCGGGCATCCTGCACCGTGACGTCAAGCCGGACAACGTGATGCTGGGGCAGCACGACCGTGTCGTCCTCACCGACTTCGGCATCGCCCAGATCGAGGGCGAGACGAACCTGACGGACACGGGCGGCTTCGTCGGTTCGCCCGAGTTCATCGCCCCGGAGCGGGTCCTGGGCCAGCGCCCCGGCCCCGCCTCGGACCTCTGGTCGCTCGGCGTGGTCCTCTACGCCGCGACGGAGGGCGTCTCGCCGTTCCGCCGCAACAACACCCCGGCGACTCTGCAGTCCGTCCTGAACGCGACGCCCGCCGCGCCCGCATCGGCCTCGGGTCCGCTCGCGCAGGCGATCAACGGCCTCCTGATCAAGGAGCCCGGCCAGCGCCCGCGCGCGGCGCAGGTCCGCGCGCTCCTGGAGGAGGCGGCGAGACCGCCGCAGCCGGCGCCGACGCAGGTCGTCACGGTCACGGGAGACGGACGTGGTGACGGGCGCGGCGGCAAGGGCGTCTTCCTGAGCCGCAGGGCGCTGGCCGTCATCGCGGGCGTCGTCGTCGCGGCCGTGGCGGCGGGAGTCCTCGTGGCGCTGAACCCGTTCGGGGGTTCGGACGCGGAGGGCTGGAAGGACCACGAGTCCAAGGTCGTCGCGGCCACGGTCTCCGCGCCCGAGCACTACGTGGAGAGCAAGCCGGAACCCACGGACACGGACAAGACGTGGGTCAGGTACACCGACCCCAGCGGTTCCGTCTTCATCACGCTCGACCTCGCCGAGAAGAAGGACACCTCCGCGGAGATCCTCGGGTCCGCCGAGTCCCAGGCGTACGCCGACATGGAGGACTTCAAGGCGAGCGGCGAGACGGCCTTCAGCCACATGAGCAGCGACCCCGCGCCCCAGGGGAAGACGCAGGGCACCAAGTACAAGGAGCGGGGCGCGGCCGAGAACACGGTGACCTACACCGACTCGGAGTCCGAGCTGCCGCACGAGGCCAAGATCTTCTACTACAAGACCCGCTCCGGGAACATGTACCGGCTGTGGATCGACTACCCGGGCAAGGGCGACTTCACCGAGCGCGGTCGCGAGGTCGCCAAGACCGCGATCGCGAACCTGGAGATCGACGAGCTCTGA
- a CDS encoding protein kinase, translating to MGSVGDNARVIAGRYRLDARLGRGGMGVVWQATDQFLGRRVAVKELALDDTLSDTDSTQQRERTLREARAAAQLRHPHIIVVHDVVVQSDHPYIVMELIEGGSLAGRIARVGPMGAREVARMGIALLGALRLAHAAGVLHRDIKPANVLLEETTGRVVLTDFGIAQVSGATTLTETGSFVGSPEYTAPERMSGERTGPESDLWSLGALLVTAMTGESPFRRDSIGGVLHAVVFDEIRPPPAAAPLLPVILGLLERDPDRRLGTVEAERLLRTYVETGRMPSTPAGRAGGQPSALPGAGPGGYTPTYRDLPTRPPGQPAGPSRRRRRVMLIAAALVAAVAGAGVSAALLLGRDGDGTPTTPSTQSAQTKTVSPSPSPTPTVTVTRGSRTPKPSTPEAPEGYRVTEDDRGFTLAVPDGFRREVDGPRVFYKSSGGTFRIGIKESAPEPGGPLAVQRRSDAKGPENNPGYRDAEVTETSHNGRPAALWQFSWDGFTEAEGDRHTYDLCWEEGGRMYDVWVSAPVGRAAEGRRYFDTAVDSFVRR from the coding sequence ATGGGGAGCGTGGGGGACAACGCCCGGGTCATAGCTGGCCGTTACCGCCTGGACGCGCGGCTCGGCAGGGGTGGCATGGGCGTGGTCTGGCAGGCCACGGATCAATTCCTCGGCCGCCGGGTCGCCGTCAAGGAACTCGCCCTCGACGACACGCTCTCCGACACCGACTCGACGCAGCAGCGCGAACGGACCCTGCGCGAGGCGCGGGCGGCGGCGCAGCTCCGCCATCCGCACATCATCGTCGTCCACGACGTCGTCGTACAGAGCGACCACCCCTACATCGTCATGGAGTTGATCGAGGGCGGTTCGCTGGCCGGGCGGATCGCGCGGGTGGGTCCGATGGGCGCGCGGGAGGTGGCCCGGATGGGCATAGCCCTGCTGGGCGCGCTGCGTCTCGCGCACGCCGCCGGGGTCCTGCACCGCGACATCAAGCCCGCCAACGTCCTCCTGGAGGAGACGACCGGCCGTGTCGTCCTCACCGACTTCGGGATCGCGCAGGTCAGCGGGGCGACGACGCTCACGGAGACCGGATCGTTCGTGGGCTCTCCCGAATACACCGCGCCCGAGCGGATGTCGGGCGAGCGGACCGGGCCCGAGTCCGACCTCTGGTCGCTCGGCGCGCTCCTCGTCACCGCGATGACCGGTGAGTCGCCCTTCCGCCGGGACTCGATAGGCGGCGTGCTGCACGCCGTCGTCTTCGACGAGATCCGCCCGCCGCCCGCCGCCGCTCCGCTGCTGCCCGTCATCCTCGGCCTCCTCGAACGCGACCCCGACCGACGGCTCGGCACGGTGGAGGCGGAGCGGCTGCTGCGGACGTACGTCGAGACGGGGCGGATGCCGTCGACGCCCGCGGGCCGGGCCGGCGGTCAGCCGTCGGCGCTGCCGGGCGCGGGGCCGGGCGGCTACACACCCACCTACCGTGACCTGCCCACGCGTCCCCCCGGGCAGCCGGCGGGGCCATCCCGTCGCCGTCGCCGGGTCATGCTGATCGCCGCCGCCCTCGTGGCGGCGGTGGCCGGGGCCGGGGTGTCCGCCGCGCTGCTGCTGGGCAGGGACGGCGACGGCACGCCCACGACACCGTCCACGCAGTCCGCGCAGACGAAGACGGTGAGCCCCTCGCCCTCGCCGACCCCGACGGTGACGGTCACGCGCGGCTCCCGCACCCCCAAGCCCTCCACGCCGGAGGCCCCGGAGGGCTACCGCGTGACGGAGGACGACCGGGGCTTCACTCTCGCCGTGCCCGACGGCTTCAGGCGCGAGGTGGACGGGCCCCGCGTCTTCTACAAGTCGTCGGGCGGCACGTTCCGCATAGGCATCAAGGAGTCGGCCCCGGAGCCGGGCGGACCGCTCGCCGTGCAGCGCCGCTCCGACGCCAAGGGGCCGGAGAACAACCCCGGTTACCGGGACGCCGAGGTCACCGAGACGTCGCACAACGGACGGCCCGCCGCACTCTGGCAGTTCAGCTGGGACGGCTTCACGGAGGCGGAGGGCGACCGGCACACGTACGACCTGTGCTGGGAGGAGGGCGGCCGGATGTACGACGTGTGGGTCTCGGCGCCGGTCGGCAGGGCAGCGGAGGGCAGGCGGTACTTCGACACGGCCGTGGACTCGTTCGTACGCCGCTGA
- a CDS encoding protein kinase — MQGLLLAGRYRLGESIGRGGMGRVWRARDEVLHRTVAVKELTAAQFVQEADRAILFARTHAEARAAARINHPAVVTVHDVLEYDDRPWIVMELVEGCSLADAVKDQGRIDPFEAARIGLWTLKALRAAHAAGVLHRDVKPGNVLLADDRRILLTDFGIAAIEGDTTITRTGEVVGSVDYLAPERVSGANPGPASDLWALGATLYTAVEGNSPFRRTSPLGTMQAVVTEEPEPAEHAGALAPVISALLRKDPNTRPTAEVAELMLAEAVEGRRPSAAQAYVPTQIHPTSQQSQPHPQSQPHAQSQAQQQHTPPPGHHSMEPGTAVPGNGNGSMYGSGSGSTYGSGSRSTGFATDPAASGATPAPGLYPHHSGTVVQGAPQPPSHPKKSRKTTAIVSVVAAAVLLGGGTAGYLYYADHNGGTQNSSDGDPGKTVGGIPKGWHRVKDAEGFSIMLPKGWEREVDGSQIDYTPDFGRHFVRISIDRNTTFENPYRHQLALEKNLRTKLPDYKRLQLDQNTFRDQQGALWEFSWKAGANDTTKGPRRAISQSYISRDGVEYVIYMSSPAADWKTARQQFDAIVRSWREP, encoded by the coding sequence ATGCAGGGCCTGCTCCTCGCGGGCCGCTACCGGCTCGGAGAGTCCATCGGCCGCGGTGGCATGGGACGGGTGTGGCGCGCGCGCGATGAGGTGCTGCACCGGACCGTCGCCGTCAAGGAGCTGACGGCTGCGCAGTTCGTGCAGGAGGCGGACCGCGCGATCCTCTTCGCCCGTACGCACGCGGAGGCGCGGGCCGCCGCCCGGATCAACCACCCCGCGGTCGTCACCGTCCACGACGTCCTTGAGTACGACGACCGGCCCTGGATCGTGATGGAGCTGGTCGAGGGGTGTTCGCTCGCCGACGCCGTCAAGGACCAGGGCCGCATCGATCCCTTCGAGGCCGCCCGTATCGGCCTGTGGACCCTGAAGGCCCTGCGCGCCGCGCACGCCGCCGGGGTCCTGCACCGCGACGTCAAGCCCGGCAACGTACTTCTGGCGGACGACCGGCGCATCCTGCTCACCGACTTCGGGATCGCCGCGATCGAGGGGGACACGACGATCACGCGGACCGGCGAGGTCGTCGGCTCCGTCGACTATCTGGCGCCCGAGCGGGTCAGTGGCGCCAACCCCGGGCCCGCGTCCGACCTGTGGGCGCTCGGCGCGACGCTGTACACGGCGGTCGAGGGGAATTCCCCGTTCCGGCGCACGTCCCCGCTGGGCACCATGCAGGCCGTGGTCACGGAGGAGCCCGAGCCGGCCGAGCACGCGGGGGCGCTGGCCCCCGTCATCAGCGCACTCCTCCGCAAGGATCCGAACACCCGGCCGACCGCGGAGGTCGCCGAGTTGATGCTCGCCGAGGCGGTGGAGGGACGTCGGCCGAGCGCGGCGCAGGCGTACGTGCCGACGCAGATCCACCCCACGTCCCAGCAGTCACAGCCACACCCGCAGTCGCAGCCACATGCGCAGTCGCAGGCCCAGCAACAGCACACCCCGCCCCCCGGCCACCACTCCATGGAGCCCGGCACCGCCGTCCCCGGAAATGGGAACGGCAGCATGTACGGAAGCGGGAGCGGCAGCACCTACGGAAGCGGAAGCCGCAGCACTGGCTTCGCCACCGACCCCGCGGCCTCCGGCGCCACCCCCGCCCCGGGCCTCTACCCCCACCACTCCGGCACTGTTGTCCAGGGTGCCCCCCAGCCCCCGTCCCACCCCAAGAAGTCCCGCAAGACGACCGCGATCGTCTCGGTGGTCGCAGCGGCCGTGCTGCTCGGCGGTGGAACCGCGGGCTACCTGTACTACGCGGACCACAACGGCGGTACGCAGAACTCCAGCGACGGAGATCCGGGCAAGACCGTCGGCGGCATCCCCAAGGGCTGGCACCGGGTGAAGGACGCCGAGGGCTTCAGCATCATGCTGCCCAAGGGCTGGGAGCGCGAGGTCGACGGCAGCCAGATCGACTACACCCCGGACTTCGGCCGGCACTTCGTACGTATCAGCATCGACCGCAACACGACGTTCGAGAACCCCTACAGGCATCAGCTCGCGCTGGAGAAGAACCTGCGGACCAAACTTCCCGACTACAAGCGGCTGCAGTTGGACCAGAACACCTTCCGCGACCAGCAGGGCGCCCTCTGGGAGTTCAGCTGGAAGGCGGGGGCGAACGACACCACCAAGGGCCCGCGCCGCGCCATCTCACAGAGCTATATCAGCCGTGACGGCGTCGAGTACGTGATTTACATGTCGTCCCCCGCGGCCGACTGGAAGACGGCACGGCAGCAGTTCGACGCGATCGTCCGGAGCTGGCGAGAGCCCTGA